The DNA window tttggaaaagTAACAggaaaaattggaaaagaaaggaaaaaaaaaaaaaaatgagagTGGGTTGAGAAGAGAACAAGGTCATAGAAACTTGGAAAAttcattataaaaaaaaaaaaaaaaaaaaaacgtatatatatattaaattctTATACAAAATTTTCATAGAAAACAACGCagatctatatatatatattgcaAGAGTTTTACCCGAATACAAACCTATCCAATgatatttcattttcacATGCAagcattaataaaaattctaaCTAGCCTACCACCATCAAGCACATGCCTTGTATTGCTCAAGACGAGTAGTCAAAGGATATTATTAGCAAATACATAATATcatttcttcttcaatAAAGATGAAGCAGGTATGACATTCCCATTCTTATCCTCCACCTCAATAACCcatttattatcaacatCGCCTGTAACATTCTTGTAACCATTGGCAGAtttagtagtagtagtagtagcagcagcagcagcagcagcggCAACCCCAGTCCCAGAATTTTCAAGCTCTTCCTTCAAATGTTTGACTTCTTTAATAGTAGAGATACCTTTAAAAACAATCGGATTTGAAGAAACACCTAAGCATTTTAATCCaaatatatgttttggTTCTGAGAAATgcttattataatttttataccCCCTATATTGAACATTCCCGCAAATCTCGCATGGATATTCCACATCCAATTTTTGCAATTTATATAGCCACTTAGGAATAGGCAATCCATCAGTCCCCAATGGCATGTTGTATAGATTCAACAACTTTTGGTCCTCCTCATCTTCGCTATTACTGCTGTcgttatcattattaaagCTTGCTCTAAAAAGCTTTTTTTGCAGTGTCTCGTCTCGCTTGTCTTGTTTATATTCTTCTGGTGTATAAATGGGCTCATCGTACTCCTTggttaatttttgtaactCTTTGCTTCTCTCTTTCGCAGTAAATGCCAATTTACGTTCATGAAAGCTTTTTGTCCGGTTTATAACATCATTCAACAATTTTGAACAAATCCAATGCAATTTGTACtctgattttaaaaattcccctttatttttataattttccaAATGCTCCGTATCATCCAAATGCTTTACATAATTCTTCTCATcgtttttgaaaaatttatcgcagcatatacaaaaaatttgttcCTCTTCGTTTTGAGTGGTGCGTCCAGTGGAAGAAACCTTATGCTTGATTCCTGCACTTATTATGTGTGGAAAAGACTTGTTAACAACATCAGATTCAAAGATATCATAATCTATTAATGGgtatatttttctaaaatcaCACGTTAGTTTATTTGTCAATTTTACAATAAAATCCTTGTACTTTTCAGAATCtctattaatttttgattcAAATAAATACGCAAAATCAGTGGCTTCAAACAATTCCAAGGtagcaacaaaaaattccaaaaaagTTACAGAAGCATCTTCCATGACGTTTAACCAGTCATTATAAAAACTatccaaatttaaaaagtcTCCATAGTGTTCATCTCTAGTAAAgattttattcaaatttaaatcCATAGCTTTTAATGATAGTAATGATGTATTATTCTTACTTCTATTAAAATGATTAGTGGGGAACATTTTATATTCTCTGTTAAAATCATCACCATTATCACTAGGGTCATGTTTGTCATATGTAGAATTGATCGACTTTAACAACAAATCAAATTTATCCAAGTCTAATTCATCtgtattttcttcaatactataatttttttgaacttCCTTCTTAAGATCAGTCTCATTGGCAGTATCTTCAATTTCATTACACAATTGCAATaccctttttaaaaaatcattgaTCTCATGTTGTTGGATTAAAGTTtgctttcttttccttattcttcttttccATTTGTATATTCTATTTGAactaatattttctttggcAATCAACGATTTCAAACGGATATTATTACAACCAgcaattttcaaatattctTGATAGTTAGCATAGAAAACTTGTGGGTTCCTTTGGATCCTTTCAGTTATATTCTTTTCAATAACTTCGAGTTCTTCATATTTAAgtctttgtttttccaGCTGATCTGTACTCattagtttttaatttttatttttattttttaccttctcccttttctttattttcctcTAGTTCTCTCTTGGATAAAATGTTATGTTAAAGTAAAGATGGTCCTATCTAATTCATTCAATTTATTgatactttaaaaaaaagaacgtgataaaaataaagtatcgatgcttttttttttttttttttgaaagttAATATCACACGCTCCTCTGTAAATGGCCTTGATGTGTGAGCGTAATCCCCGTATAAAGTGATGTAAAACAGATAGTTGAGGTGATCAGTAGAAATATTTATGGTGAGTAATGTAGATGATGTTGTTatgtaaaaaatataattagtGATAagttaaatgaaaaatacaaaaaaattaaaaaaagggtCATTAGTATCACTGTTACCATACAAATTGGTAACGATCCAAATATATTGGTTTATCTTTACTAAAATTTCCTTCTTTTACTAGGACGAGCATTTTTGGCATGTTTATTCTCTTTAATagttctttcttttcttatttGTTCGGTACTCTTCAACTCAGACTTAGATCCAGCAGTATTGTAGCCTTTAACATTAATACCACTTTCCAACGCTTTATTcaccttcttcttttgtttttcataatCATCTCTATATTTATCCGGTAACTTTGGTGCTTTCAATTGCTTATGTACAAACCTGCCATTCCTTCCAACATTACCATCAGTTCCCGCAGATTTTGGATTCCTCAATAAATTAGTTGGAATCGAACTCTCCTTAGCACCAACCCTTAATGGACCAATCTTTCTATGTTTAGACCATTCTTCAAATTTACCACTTCTAAAACTGGCAGGCAATTTTTGTCCGCTTTCTCCAataatgtattttttattatcaacacCTTGGGCattaacatatttttttcttttcttatcCCAGGTAAGCTTTACCGCCTGCTTATGTACTTGCACCTTATCGTCACCATTCAAATCAAATGTAGCACCAGCCGCGTCATTGGTGAAGCCAGATGTCAAGGATAATTGTTTGTCTTGAATGTTAGAAACTGGTGCATAGTGACTGATAAAAAAGTTCGGATCTCTATAAGTCTTTTTGCCCTTATGGGTATGGGTTGATTCGCCTAAGACATCGTCAGCATCCTCAAAATTCGCCTTTAGTATCTCTTCTGGAACAGTGTAACCAGAAACCAAATCTGTATCGTCATCTCCTTGTCCATTCTTAGTAGCTAATACTTCTTCTTCCAAATTATGCCTTAATCCAGCTaatctttccttttcaatCAACAATCTTCTTTCTTTGGCTTTGGCTTGTATTGGTGCTAAGGTCTTTCTTCTCCTTTGCATTAAAATAGCAATACCATCTTCTGGACTTTTCCCAATTTCAAAGACAGTTTCTTTATGACGTctattttgtaatttggacaaaaattccaatttttccttttctgcatttttaccaaatttcaaattttgtTCATCCCATCCACCATGCATCACTTCCTTAGATCTTTTAACAGATTCAGCACTTGCGGTTTGTCTTGTTCTCGAGTACAATCTTTCAGCTTTTAGTGCagtttttttcaaaatctgTAAATCAAAATTAGAATCCATCAGGTTCTTATATAAATCCCCCATACTTTCTATATCCAGACGAGGACATGTACCCAATACTATCCTATTTGTGTACGAAATTTTTGGTGGAACAAAGGCATCCTCTTCTTTGCCCTCAGAAAcccatttgttttttaaaagttccACAGCAGATTCATACATTGGTGTTAACAAAATCTTCTTGCCCAAAAACAATTCTAGATCTAACAAATACGGTAGTTCGTTTTCAGAAACAATTGAATAGGCCCAGCCTCTGTTACCAGCTCTTGCAGTTCTACCCACACgatgaataaaaattttggagGATGATGGCAACgaataattaataacatTAGCTAAAATTGGAATATCGATACCTCTTGCAGCAACATCGGTAACAACCAAGATAGACGTTAAACCACAACGAAAATTATACAACTGTTGTTTACGAGCATGTTGATCTAAAGTACCATAGGTATAAGAACACAAAAATCCACAGTCTTTCAATAGTTGTGTTATATATTCAACGTGATGACGGGTTGGAACAAAGATGATTGTGGATTTTTCAGATGGTAATTCATTAGCACTGGGcattttaacttttttaaaatgctTCCTTTTATTCCTGCGATTGTTGTTACTTTCCTCATCACTAGCACTATCGTCATCCCCAATcgtttttttgaaattcaaaatttctTCAGTTGTGGCTATTGGGATTTTAATAACCTCTTGTAGTATAAATAGCAAATTAGCCTCCCTCTCATCATTTTTACTCGTCAAGAATAACATCTCCAAATGTTCGCTGATTTTTGTTTCTGTGTCCAATCTAACTAGCACTGGATTGCTTAACCCAGCTTTTGCAAAATCAACCAATGAACTGGGTAACGTGGCACTGAATAATAACGTTTGTCTTTGTGGTGGCAAAGCA is part of the Saccharomycodes ludwigii strain NBRC 1722 chromosome III, whole genome shotgun sequence genome and encodes:
- the PRP9 gene encoding SF3a splicing factor complex subunit PRP9 (similar to Saccharomyces cerevisiae YDL030W | PRP9 | Pre-mRNA Processing) gives rise to the protein MSTDQLEKQRLKYEELEVIEKNITERIQRNPQVFYANYQEYLKIAGCNNIRLKSLIAKENISSNRIYKWKRRIRKRKQTLIQQHEINDFLKRVLQLCNEIEDTANETDLKKEVQKNYSIEENTDELDLDKFDLLLKSINSTYDKHDPSDNGDDFNREYKMFPTNHFNRSKNNTSLLSLKAMDLNLNKIFTRDEHYGDFLNLDSFYNDWLNVMEDASVTFLEFFVATLELFEATDFAYLFESKINRDSEKYKDFIVKLTNKLTCDFRKIYPLIDYDIFESDVVNKSFPHIISAGIKHKVSSTGRTTQNEEEQIFCICCDKFFKNDEKNYVKHLDDTEHLENYKNKGEFLKSEYKLHWICSKLLNDVINRTKSFHERKLAFTAKERSKELQKLTKEYDEPIYTPEEYKQDKRDETLQKKLFRASFNNDNDSSNSEDEEDQKLLNLYNMPLGTDGLPIPKWLYKLQKLDVEYPCEICGNVQYRGYKNYNKHFSEPKHIFGLKCLGVSSNPIVFKGISTIKEVKHLKEELENSGTGVAAAAAAAATTTTTKSANGYKNVTGDVDNKWVIEVEDKNGNVIPASSLLKKK
- the DBP10 gene encoding ATP-dependent RNA helicase DBP10 (similar to Saccharomyces cerevisiae YDL031W | DBP10 | Dead Box Protein), producing the protein MARTGSGKTAAFILPMIEKLKTHSAKIGIRAVILSPSRELALQTFKVFKEFSKGTDLRSTLLTGGDSLEDQFGMMMSNPDVVIATPGRFLHLKVEMKLDLKTVEYIVFDEADRLFEMGFQEQLNELLYALPPQRQTLLFSATLPSSLVDFAKAGLSNPVLVRLDTETKISEHLEMLFLTSKNDEREANLLFILQEVIKIPIATTEEILNFKKTIGDDDSASDEESNNNRRNKRKHFKKVKMPSANELPSEKSTIIFVPTRHHVEYITQLLKDCGFLCSYTYGTLDQHARKQQLYNFRCGLTSILVVTDVAARGIDIPILANVINYSLPSSSKIFIHRVGRTARAGNRGWAYSIVSENELPYLLDLELFLGKKILLTPMYESAVELLKNKWVSEGKEEDAFVPPKISYTNRIVLGTCPRLDIESMGDLYKNLMDSNFDLQILKKTALKAERLYSRTRQTASAESVKRSKEVMHGGWDEQNLKFGKNAEKEKLEFLSKLQNRRHKETVFEIGKSPEDGIAILMQRRRKTLAPIQAKAKERRLLIEKERLAGLRHNLEEEVLATKNGQGDDDTDLVSGYTVPEEILKANFEDADDVLGESTHTHKGKKTYRDPNFFISHYAPVSNIQDKQLSLTSGFTNDAAGATFDLNGDDKVQVHKQAVKLTWDKKRKKYVNAQGVDNKKYIIGESGQKLPASFRSGKFEEWSKHRKIGPLRVGAKESSIPTNLLRNPKSAGTDGNVGRNGRFVHKQLKAPKLPDKYRDDYEKQKKKVNKALESGINVKGYNTAGSKSELKSTEQIRKERTIKENKHAKNARPSKRRKF